One window from the genome of Streptomyces cadmiisoli encodes:
- a CDS encoding MFS transporter → MASTVTDTPSKTSPAPSRPGYGRLLRTRGAWTFLLPGFAARQPFAMLTISIVLLVQHTTGSYGVAGAAAAVTGVSMAVFAPYGGRLADRFGQRAVLLPGVLVHTLSALTLTALALADAPLWALFAAAVPTGASVPQVGPMVRARWAAKLKDSPLMTTAAAFESVTDELTFVVGPLLATALCTAVDPAAGLVTEAALTLVGGLLFAARRGTQPPALAGRHARVRHASALRAPGVRILIVVFLGIGSVFGGMQVSLAAFSESIGEPGLNGVLYGTFAAGNMLSGIACGAIAWKAAPQRRLVIGYTALVLAASGLWAAQSVLLLAGLGLLVGMCVAPALITGYTLVEGLVPAGTRTEAFTWLTGAVALGQAVAVTVAGQLEDRVGNGTGFLVPLGGTALALVILSARRSRLTAAPRSRTVARGVGHRTPVTVD, encoded by the coding sequence GTGGCATCCACGGTCACCGACACGCCGTCGAAGACCTCGCCGGCCCCCTCCCGCCCGGGATACGGCCGGCTCCTGCGCACCCGCGGCGCCTGGACGTTCCTGCTCCCCGGGTTCGCGGCCCGTCAGCCCTTCGCGATGCTGACGATCTCCATCGTGCTGCTCGTGCAGCACACCACCGGCTCCTACGGCGTGGCCGGCGCCGCGGCGGCCGTCACCGGCGTCTCCATGGCGGTGTTCGCCCCGTACGGCGGCCGTCTGGCCGACCGCTTCGGGCAGCGCGCCGTACTGCTCCCCGGCGTCCTGGTGCACACGCTGTCCGCCCTCACGCTGACGGCGCTGGCCCTGGCGGACGCGCCCCTGTGGGCGCTGTTCGCGGCAGCCGTCCCCACCGGCGCCTCCGTCCCGCAGGTCGGCCCCATGGTGCGCGCCCGCTGGGCCGCGAAGCTCAAGGACTCGCCGCTGATGACCACCGCGGCGGCCTTCGAGTCCGTCACGGACGAGCTGACGTTCGTCGTCGGCCCGCTGCTCGCCACCGCGCTGTGCACCGCCGTCGACCCGGCCGCCGGACTGGTGACCGAGGCGGCGCTGACCCTGGTCGGAGGACTGCTGTTCGCCGCCCGGCGCGGCACCCAGCCGCCGGCCCTCGCCGGGCGGCACGCGCGCGTGCGGCACGCCTCCGCTCTCCGCGCCCCCGGGGTGCGGATCCTGATCGTGGTGTTCCTCGGCATCGGCTCCGTCTTCGGCGGGATGCAGGTCTCGCTGGCCGCCTTCAGCGAGTCGATCGGCGAACCCGGTCTGAACGGCGTCCTGTACGGCACCTTCGCCGCCGGCAACATGCTCTCCGGCATCGCCTGCGGCGCCATCGCCTGGAAGGCCGCCCCGCAGCGACGCCTGGTCATCGGCTACACGGCCCTCGTACTGGCCGCCTCCGGCCTGTGGGCGGCACAGTCCGTGCTGCTGCTGGCCGGTCTCGGTCTGCTGGTCGGCATGTGCGTCGCCCCCGCCCTGATCACCGGCTACACCCTGGTGGAGGGACTGGTCCCGGCCGGGACGCGCACCGAGGCCTTCACCTGGCTGACCGGCGCGGTGGCGCTGGGCCAGGCGGTCGCGGTGACGGTGGCGGGACAGCTGGAGGACCGCGTCGGGAACGGCACCGGATTCCTGGTGCCGCTCGGCGGTACGGCGCTCGCCCTGGTGATCCTCTCCGCCCGGCGGTCACGGCTCACGGCGGCACCCCGCAGCCGGACCGTCGCACGTGGCGTCGGTCACCGCACGCCGGTCACAGTGGACTGA